The Salvelinus fontinalis isolate EN_2023a chromosome 7, ASM2944872v1, whole genome shotgun sequence genomic sequence CTGGCTAAATTGTCCCCTGATGGAAAAATATTGTTGCAGGAATGATTTTTGAATAATTGAACGCCCAGGGCTTTAAAATTGCAGGCtcactgagatttattcctgtgAAAAGTTAGAAgccacagacacacgcacgcacgcacacacacacacacacacacacacacacacacacacacacacacacacacacacacaccacaacaaaaTATTAATATAATTATATTTAAAAGAAGATATATTGAGGATCTACTACGATATTGCaagtctcctcttttctcctctcctctcttttcctcctgttttctcctctcctctcttctcctcacctcttttctcctctcctcttttgtcctcccttctcctcttctctcttcttttctctcctcctctcttctcatatcctctcctctcctctcctctcctctcctctcctctcctctcctcccctcccctctcctctcctctcctctcctctcctctcctgaatTCCCTGTAGACTATTTTATGTAGGTAATATAGTGATCCtgtttttctcctctcctccattgtctctctctttcctcctggtTATTAGTTAATGGAGTTTTCTGTAGATCCTTCCTGGGACCACAGGTTTCTTTTAGGTCATACAGTACAGGAGTGTGTCTCCACAGTCAAATCCCACAGCACTTTCTGACACCGTGTTTCCTGTGATGGTCAGAAAAGGTAGAGGAGTGAATCTTCAACCCTATATTTTATTCCAGGCTtaactctctgcctcttcctTTCCTCCCTATGTCTCTCTCGCCATTGTAATCTACCCTTGTTGTGTGATGAACTGCTTGGACATGgtccacagagagagaaggaggtgaggagaagagagggagtagagagaggtagaaggttgggagaaggagagagagaggggggaagagagccaaggcagagagagacagagaaaaatagagagaaaaggagatggAGACTTCACATTGCTTTTAACGGCATTAACCTGCCCATGCTGTATATAATTTAGAGCAGTGGTGACATAGAGGAGGAGCTGTCTGATGGACAcagatgcacgcacgcacacagattTGTAGAAtgccccttctctttctctgtctgtctgtctgtctgtctctctctctctgtctctctctctctctctctctctcacctgctgATATGAGACTGATGTAGATATAATGGATGAAGAGATCCATGTTTTATCTTCTAACTCATCTTTCTGCAGGAGATCCAACCAGAAGAGGTTTTGAGGCCGACACCCCCAAGACCTCGCAGGACCCCGCCCCCTTCTctgactcctccccctccccacctctaccTGTCTCCTGATGTGAGTTCTGGGCCTGTATCCACAAAAAAGCGTCTCggtggagtgctgatctaggatcagtttagccttttatttCATGAAGTGTTGAATAGATACCCAGTGTTGAATAGATACTCAGTGTTGAATATATACCCAGTGTTGAATAGATACTCAGTGTTGAATAGATACCCAGTGTTGAATAGATACTCAGTGTTGAATAGATACTCAGTGTTGAATAGATACCCAGTGTTGAATAGATACTCAGTGTTGAATATATACTCAGTGTTGAATAGATACTCAGTGTTGAATAGATACCCAGTGTTGAAAAGATACCCAGTGTTGAATAGATACCCAGTGTTGAATAGATACCCAGTGTTGAATTGATACCCAGTGTTGAATAGATACTCAGTGTTGAATAGATACCCAGTGTTGAATAGATACTCAGTGTTGAATAGATACTCAGTGTTGAATAGATACCCAGTGTTGAATAGATACCCAGTGTTGAATAGATACCCAGTGTTGAATAGATACTCAGTGTTGAATAGATACCCAGTGTTGAATAGATACCCAGTGTTGAATAGATACTCAGTGTTGAATAGATACTCAGTGTTGAATAGATACCCAGTGTTGAATAGATACCCAGTGTTGAATAGATTATTTAATGTGCCTCATATCCTGAGGCACATGGTAGACACGGGCCCTGGCCTTAGTTCATTTAGATCATAGTTCTTTCCCAACCAAACTAATGTAGGTCCTTTGATTGTCTTTGTCCTTGCAGGTATAGAACCCATTACTGAACGTAAGTATTACACTCCTTTAATGTGCTGTCAAGTTGTAGTTAAGAACATAGAgtataactaactactgtagtttcccccccctctctgtctctttctctctctctctctctctctctctctctgtctctctctctttctctctctctctctctctctctttctctctctctctctctctctctctctgtctctctctctttctctctctctctctctctctctctctctctctctctctctttctctctctctctttctctctctctctctccagggtttGATGGAGAGTTCTAACCAGTTTAATGTCAGCAGGAACAGTAGTAATAAGTGGAGGACTTCTCGCCACAGTCATCCTGCTCTGTATTGTAGCAGTGCTGTGCTACTGTAGGCTCCaggtaacctgtgtgtgtgttttaccagcACAGTCTTTCATGAACAATAACTGATTCCAACAAAACCTCCCCCCTTCACTAATTCCAGTACTACTGCTGTAAGAAACATGAGTCGGAGGTGGACTTGGCTTCCGTGGCTGGAGGAGGTGATGGaacgggaggaggagatggagaagggGGTGCTCAAGGGAAGGTTCAGGCTCACTTTGCCTGCAAATCGTGCAGCGCCCCTGGGATGGACAGCCTGGCTGTCAACCCTCTCTGCCTGGAGCCCCTGGAGGTTAGAGTACAGCACTAACACAAACCCTAGACCTAAATCTAGAGCTACTGTAGGCAGTTGATCCATACATAGAATTTGAAGGACTCATTCTATTTCAATCATTCTATTTCTACGGTGATTGTGTGTGTTTCAGGCGGGCCCTCCACCCAGCTATTGCCCCACCTGCTCCCCCTTCTGGCTACGCCCGGGACTTAGTGACGAGCTGCACAACGGAACCGAGCGGCTGGGATTCCATACGTATCACTATGACAACCCCGGACAGTGTCAATCATTGCCCCTGTCAGACACGCCGCAGGCCCCCTTCTTTTTGACCCAGCCCGGCCAATCCCCTTTGAGCTACTATAGCCCCGTTGACATCTATCCTAACACACCCTGCACTAACAGACGCCCCTACAGCACACCGGTttgacacacatggacacacacacacacactggcgtcACACatgcactcatacacacactcctTCTCCCAGGTGAAAGAGACACCCAGAGTACCACCCATCCAGGGGAGAGAGCCACACACTGAACCTACAGACGGAGCCCCCTGATCGGGACAGAACCACAGACGGACCCTTGTCTGGTGTGGAGGTCTGATCATCTGGTAAACCCTACAGTGGAGGAGATGTTGGGTTTGACTATGGGAGATTACTACAGATGATGGGACTGGAACAGCAACACActggtgtttctctctctctctttctgtccatctgtctttctctccctccttttctatatttttctctccatctctctcctctgcctaaAACCTGATAATGTGAACGAGATGACTGAGGGCTATATGTGTTTTCATTGTAGGTTTGCTTTACGTCTGGAATGTCTAATTACATTACATTCAACGACTAAAGCTCAAAGATGTATTTTTGTCTTCCAGAGTTTAAAGGAGCAGTATGTCACTTGTTGACCCCTCTGACCCTTAGGGGAAAAAAACTTGCAGTTTTACatgtgatttaaaaaaagatatatatattgtAAGGGGATATCCGGATGCATTATATATAATCCTGGCTAaaacaatacaaacacacacaaacattttagCCAACGAGGGCATTTGTTTGTCCAATTCTATGATGTTTCACTTAGCCCTTACCCTTCAGTCCTTCAAAACACGAAACAGAGATGCTGTACACTTACTAAAAGCTGTTCATTATGACACTGTTGATAATATAGACTAGTATTGATAAAAGAGGTGTTTTACTCTTTTCACACAATGCACTTTCCGCTTTACTCAGagggtacgtcccaaatggcactgtattccctatacagtgcactacttttgaccagggcccatatgggtctggtcaaaagtagtgccctatctagggaatagggtgcgatttgggacaAAACCATGGTCTTCACATCTTGGTCTTCCTCACTTCTCGTCCTTTTGTGATTCTTTGTTAGAGAGTTGATGGGAAAATGGACATCTATCTCTTCACGTGTTGATTTACTGGAAAAAAAACACTCAAAGTTTGTGTTCACTGCTATGtagtcacacactcacacaaagacactgCTGCCTGTGGTCTGGCAATGAAGATAACTTTAATATTGAATTCACTAATTCTATACTCCATATATTTATTTCTATTAAAGGTGGACTATTTCTATTAAAAATGACATCATACACAGCAGAGCAACTTCCTGCTTACAGACAATTTGCACTGTTCTTTGAGACATGCCCATATTGGGAAGAGCCAGTGGCAGATTGGAATTGTGTTGTTGATGATGTCTCTAAACAGGAAGTTGACCCGCGGTGTATGATGGTGTCATGTAGCTGAGTCTCCTTTTAAAATGAACTCTCTGAAGATGAATTCCACGTTTAACGCACAGTGTTCCTTTTTGAAGATATATCAATGTGTATATCTGCCTGGACTCGTCTGTGTTTCTTCACTAACAATGAATCCAATAATAtataccatttagcagacacttttatccaaagcgacttggGTGCATTCATTTATGGTTTtattacgtatgggtggtcccaggaatcaaaccAACTCCTCTGCCGTTGcaaggaccatgctctaccaactgagcaccgCAAATTAAAAGCAGACTCAGAAATATGACGAGTACATATAAATAAGCAACAACACAATGTCGATCTAGACGCTAGCGTTATGATGCTTTGACACAACCTGGTTGTCCTGTGGGCCGTCTTTAGAAGTAGTTGTATGGCGTCGTGTCCGTGGGTTGTGTGAAAAGACTTGTTCCTGATCACCTGTCTCACTCTGCTGTTGGCAGATGGAATAACATAGACAGCACTGCAACCTGGAGTCAGATGAGGCCGTTTTAAAACAGTAACATTAGAACTGTTTTATAAGAATAAAGGATCATAAATGGTCAAATATGAGTAAAGACAGTTTCATGTGTTTGTCTTAGTTTCCCGTGGGTTGCATCTTCTGCGTTGTGTTCAGATGTGTTGTAAGTCTTACTGTAGTGGCAGGACCAGTTTCAACTCCTGACAAATCCCTTTCAGCCCTGGCCTTCTGGAGACGATAGCACTgtgaggagagacacacacacacacacacacacacacacacacacacacacacacacacacacacacacacacacacacacacacacacacacacacacacactaaacactccaGGGTAAATATCCTAAATACCAGGCATAGGACAGCATGAACCTTCTTCCCTCTCAGTTGACAACACCAGGGCATCATTAATATGTGTgttctacgtgtgtgtgtgtgtgtgtgtgtgttgactgggTTGGGGGGTTTCAGGGTGGAGGAGTGTGAATCTCTTTACAGGGGAGCaatagagagggaatgagaggagggtgaagagAATAAGAAAGGGGAGGCCAGCAGTAGGTGTGTCTCTGTCACACACCTCGTATATATAAACCCTGTCAAACCTGTACCTCTtcatttgtatgtgtttctgtgtgtgtgtagtccgcTGCTGTACCTGCCTGCTAgctggagtgtgtctgtgtgtgtagtccACTGCTGTACCTGCCTGCTAgctagagtgtgtctgtgtgtgtagtccACTGCTGTACCTGCCTGCTAgctagagtgtgtctgtgtgtgtagtccACTGCTGTACCTGCCTGCTAgctggagtgtgtctgtgtgtgtagtccACTGCTGTACCTGCCTGCTAgctagagtgtgtctgtgtgtgtagtccACTGCTGTTACTGCCTGCTAgttagagtgtgtctgtgtgtgtagtccACTGCTGTACCTGCCTGCTAgctagagtgtgtctgtgtgtgtagtccACTGCTGTACCTGCCTGCTAgctagagtgtgtctgtgtgtttcataCACATGTTGGACTATGCCCTTGGACTTTACCTTTGGACTACCTGAGGAAGTTTACCTGGCTTTCACCTGTTGTCGACGCTCACCAGGTTTTTCACAGGTACTCTGACCTGCTGGAGTTAACCTGTCTCTGGGTGTTGACCTGTGTATATCTGACTGACTGGGAGTTACTACCTCTGTTGGAATTCACCTGTTAGAGGGAGCTCAGCTGTGTATCAACACGTGCCTCTCTGCTACTGGAGTTTACCTGTGTGAAGGTGTTTACCTGTGTGAAGGTGTTTACCTGTGTGAAGGAGTTTACCTGTGTGAAGGTGTTTACCTGTGTGAATGTGTTTACCTGTGTGAAGGAGTTTACCTGTGTGAAGGTGTTTACCTGTGTGTCTGGAACACCTGTTGGAATTCTGACCAACTAATTCtccctcttgctttctctctcttgctgggGTTCACTTACCTCAGAGTAGAGCCCTGCAtcctccagctgtgtgtgtgtgtgtgtgtgtgtgcgtgtgcgtgtgcgtgtgcgtgtgtgtgtgtgtcaggatgaTGGAAGAAGTGTCTATCAGGGTGGCATATGACGCCCACATCATAGACCAGATGACCGAGGAGGAGATACTGGCCTGCCTGATGGCCGAGTCTATACCCATACACACGGTGAGACCACAACCATTAAACAACCATACCCAAACACACGGTAAGACCACAACCattatacaaccataacacaattGCTGCTGTGTCATAGAGCATGTGGTcatacaacaacagcagcaacaacccACTACTACAGTATTATAGGACAGCCCTCTAGTGGCCGTGCAGACTAAACTCTTGTACCATCTCCCCTGCTCTAAGGCATGACATTCACAAGGACCAGGGTTACTAAGCATTTGCACCAGGTGTAAAGGTTGAACTTGTTATCTTTTAGGAGGTTTGACTGTTACATGTGAAGACTATTTTCTTCCATGTGTTCCAAAACATATtatttatatacagtgttgtaacgatgtgcaaacagttaaagtacaaaaggaaaaataaataaatgtaaatataggttgtatttacaatgatgtttgttattcactggttgcccttttcttgtggcaacaggttacaaaacttgctgctgtgatggcacactgtggtaattcacccaatagatatgggagtttatcaaaattggatttggtTTTCGATTTCTTTGTGCGTCGGCCtacttctgctccctctctctgtttgtgtgatATAACTTTCTCTCAATCAAACTTGGCTGTTGTTTATGTATGCTGAGCCTGTGGACTGTTCTCTCACTCAAGCTTGACTGTTGTTGTTCTACAGGTTCCCAGTAAGAAGGCCACGCTGAGAGAGAACCAGCCGCAACAACAGGATGACCACATAGACAGATACCAGGTAAGACCAACCTGTTAACACTTTGATACGTATTAaacctaacccctccctcccacctccaccCCACCACCCAACAATACAGCAGAACCCCACCCACTATCACTACTCCCCTCCCCCATCTAAACAGTCAGTATCGCCATGCACCCCCTTTACACCCAAAACCAGCACTCTCTCCACCCCCAAAACCCACCAGAATGAGTGTTCCACGTTCTATAGCAATCTATAGGGAGAACCTAACTGTGTTCCATGTTCTGTGCATTCTATGGAGGTAGAGCCTGACTTTGtgttctctgttctgtgtgttcctgCAGAGGGAGAACCGTCAGCTGCAGCAGGCCAGTCTGCGTCTGGAGCAGGAGAATGATGTTCTGGCCCACAGACTGATCACCAGCAAGATCTCCCTGAGGACTGACCTGGACCAGGTACACCACTCACCTACCCCACATCAACCCCACATCAACCCCTAGCCCCCTACTTCCTAGTCACTCCCCTTATTCCCCTGGCTCCTAGACACTCCCCCTAGCCCCCTACCTCCTAGGCACTCCTCCAGCCCTCTAACTGTAGGCAATTCCCCTAGTTTACTACCTCATTTACCCTTTCCCTATGGACAATAACAttttctacactcttagaaaaaagggttccaaaagggttgttcagctgtccccataggataaccctttttggttccaggtagaaccctttttggttccaggtagaaccctatttggttccaggtagaaatattttgggttccatgtagaacccttggtgaaaagggttttacatggaacccaaaagtgttcttcaaaggcttctcctattgggacagccgaagaaccgttTTTTCTAAGAATGTAACCTAATCTAGCCCCTACCTCCCAGATACTACCCTGGCCCCATAGGCACTTGGACAGACAGACctaactgggagggagggagggagggagggagggagggagggagggagacagacagacagacagacagacagacacagacagacagacagacagacagaccgatcgACCGaccgacggacggacggacggacggacagacagataaCTGAGTGTGTTGGTGGGCCTACAGGCGGAGGACAGAGTGGATGAGCTGACCAAAGAGCTGCTGAAGACCAGAAAGAGATTAAAGAACGcaaaggaagagaagagagggaaggaggaggaggctgcTCAGGTAATCTCTTCTATTCTATCCATCCGTCCTTTATGTTTCCATACTTCGACGTATGGTAACAATGTAATATATATTCTGTTTATGGTAATAATGTAATATTGTATTCTATTTATGGTAATaatgtaatattatattatatttatggTAATAATGTAATATTATATTCTATTTATGGTAATACTGTAATATTATATTCTGTTTATGGTAATAATGTAATATTGTATTCTATTCATGGTAATaatgtaatattatattatatttatggTAATAATGTAATATTGTGTTCTATTTATGGTAATTAtgtaatattgtattttatttatggtaataatgtaatattatattatatttatagtaattatgtaatattgtattttatttatagtAATAATGTAATATTGTATTCTATTTATGGTAATTATGTAATATTCTATTTTATTTATAGTAATAATGTAATATTGTATTCTATTTATGGTAATAATGTAATATTATATTCTATTTATAGTAATTATGTAATAGTGTATTTCATTTATAGTAATAATGTAATATTatataatatttatagtaattatGTAATATTGTATTCTATTTATAGTAATTATGTAATATTGTATTCTATTTATAGTAATTAtgtaatattgtattttatttatagtGATAATGTAATATTGTATTCTATTTATGGTAATAATGTAATATTGTATTCTATTCATGGTAATAATGTAATATTGTATTCTATTTATGGTAATAATGAAACATTTAATTCTATGTATGGACATGTATTTACCATTTCACAGTTGAAAGAGGTGTTAAGGACAAAGTTGGACAAGGCTGAATCAGAGGTGAAAAGGAGCTCAGGCATCATCTCAGACTACAAACAGGtacaacatgcacacacacacacacacacacgcacgcacacgcacacgcacacacacacacacacacacacacacacacacacacacacacacacacacacacaatcctaaTGCTATGTTGTTTCCTCTGTCTGTCAGATCTGTTCCCAGCTAACCAGTCGGGTGGAGAGGCTGCAGGCAGCACACAGAGAGGACCTGGACAAACTCAGGGTGAGGATGAATATGGCACCGTGTGATGATGTCACAGTTTGACAATCACACAGTTTGATGATATCATTTGTTCTGAATGGATATCACCCCTCACTCTGCATGTTCATAATAAAACACTTTTGCACGCTCTCGTCAAACCCctcccacccctctcctccctctcttagaATGCTGTGCTGGCATGTTCTCGCTGCCGGCAGGCTCTAGATTCTACTGTAATGGAAGGCTTCGGTTTCACAGCCCCGTACCAGAGAAGTATCATCACCAGAGAACCAGGCCAGCAGAGAGACCAGGAAACAGAACCAGACCAGCAGACGACTGGTACCAGGGAACAAGACCAGGAGAAGGTGTGTCTGAGTGGCCAGGTCACAGAGCTGGAGAAGGAGCTGGCCCAGACTAAACTACAGATGGTGGAGGCCAAGTGCAAGATCCAGGTCAGCTCATAGCACACTACACACTTCATAGTGCACACTACACACTTCATAGTGCACACTACAGACTTCATAGTGTACACTACAGACTTCATAGTGGACAGTACACACTCCATAGTGAtatatgatgtgttgtgttgtctccTGTGTAGGAGCTGGAACACCAGCAGGGGGTGCTGCAACGTGATCTCCAGGCAGCTAGGAACAGCTGGCTCAGTAAGACTGTGAGCTCCGTACGGTCAGCCGGAGGGGGCCTGCAGAGCAGCAGCCTACCCAGGGGGAGAGCCTCGGCAATGGGGCGTTCTCTCCATGGCCTCCCCTTCTCAGCCTGGAGCTCCAGGAGACTGTCGTGGGCCCCCAGGAAGGACCCGGGGGGAGACGTCTGACAGAGAGttggaagggagggggagagacagcaAGAGGACATATTGAGAGTATAGATAATATGTATTGGAATGATTATGCATGTCTATTGGTGACTGTTTGTTTCTGCATTCTAGTCCCTATTTTGGTTTTATCTTTTATTGTCATGTTTGATTTTCTATCTTTTCTTATTGATACAGGAATCgtatgtatgttttatgtatTGCTTAGGCTGCATTGTGTTGTCCCTTTCATAAAGAGTGTGAATAACTGAATCCAATGATCAAACCTTACTTCCCAATGCTAACACTCCTTTCTGCatgcatacacactcacacactcacacacaaacacacacacacacacacacacacacatacacacacaaactcttaAAACAAAACTCCAAACTGGTAATACTTGTATGGAACCCAGTCCTTCATTAAAAACCTTTCATTGTGCATTCACTTCTTGAATTGatttgttacatacagtacattactgatCTTGTCaatatcagattttttttaaacttatagTGAAGTAAAATCAATAGTCATTATTATAGTACACTCAAGTACATATCCATACTTTTTATGTTTCTACTTTACATTTTCATTACGTAGTTCTCAAAATCTGAAGCAGACAAACCAGTTCACATGTAAAGTCAGCCAGGTCACCCgggatacaagtcagtattcgacatccATCCATATGTGAGGACGTCCGGAGATGATGTTTTGATTTtcataagcatctgcctctgattccaaattTTGGAAGtttgaatccagcgatagaaagttgtttttcaGATAATTGTTTTAagcaaaccttaacccttaccttaaccatttggagttaatgcctaaccttaagatttcgtagttaatacctaaacttaaccttaaacacttagaAATGATGACGTTTGCAACAactttgagaaacatggatgaacgtctaattctgacgtgagactgtgagagctagttgtgtAATGTATAGGTTTACCAAACATATAAGTGATCATCAATTTAGAGCAGTCTGATTAAGTAATAGTAAATTGTCTTTTAACTAAAGAGAAGAGAAACATATCAAAAGTGAGCATCGTATTGTGCGTTATATGAACAtgtatttctagatgaaacaGTGATTAAGTTTGGGGAAAATGTGACTGTATGATTTTGATTGTGAAACActtagtcaattgaaaatgtgcttaaaGTTTTGAAACCACTGCCTTTTTGGtgatctgttttgagttttgtactaagagtagtgaaaatgtaccacatagCCTACTTGTTAAAATTGCACTGAAGCGTTACAAAAAACTGTAAATCAAGGACTTTATTAATCACATTGAATTTCTTTGTACTTAGTCAAATTAGACGAGACAGCAGAGAGCACAGATGAAGGGAACAAGTTGGGTAGTGtcttaaatgacaccctattccctataaagtgcaatacttttgactgAAGCAACATAGGACTGacacataggactctggtcaaaatagTGCATTATAGGGAATAGATTGTTATTTGGGATACCACCTTTATGTTAGACAACAAACCCTCCATTACACACCAGGGTCACGTTCAGGACGGGAGAGGGCAACATACTGAAAGTAAAGCTGATATGATTCCTATTTACTTTACATGTCAGATAGAGACATGTCTGTTCAACATACAATATTTCTGTCTGAACGTTCCACGATCTGAATGTGATCCACAGAATGAGGAAAAagcttctgttctc encodes the following:
- the LOC129858856 gene encoding protein FAM163A-like, yielding MSAGTVVISGGLLATVILLCIVAVLCYCRLQYYCCKKHESEVDLASVAGGGDGTGGGDGEGGAQGKVQAHFACKSCSAPGMDSLAVNPLCLEPLEAGPPPSYCPTCSPFWLRPGLSDELHNGTERLGFHTYHYDNPGQCQSLPLSDTPQAPFFLTQPGQSPLSYYSPVDIYPNTPCTNRRPYSTPV
- the LOC129859749 gene encoding rab GTPase-activating protein 1-like, which codes for MMEEVSIRVAYDAHIIDQMTEEEILACLMAESIPIHTVPSKKATLRENQPQQQDDHIDRYQRENRQLQQASLRLEQENDVLAHRLITSKISLRTDLDQAEDRVDELTKELLKTRKRLKNAKEEKRGKEEEAAQLKEVLRTKLDKAESEVKRSSGIISDYKQICSQLTSRVERLQAAHREDLDKLRNAVLACSRCRQALDSTVMEGFGFTAPYQRSIITREPGQQRDQETEPDQQTTGTREQDQEKVCLSGQVTELEKELAQTKLQMVEAKCKIQELEHQQGVLQRDLQAARNSWLSKTVSSVRSAGGGLQSSSLPRGRASAMGRSLHGLPFSAWSSRRLSWAPRKDPGGDV